One Streptomyces hundungensis DNA segment encodes these proteins:
- a CDS encoding YbjN domain-containing protein gives MADVRQVIEAALKDAELSWESPEPGAYVVTLPGTRKLSTTCSLRVGRHSLSVNAFVVRHPDENEPAVHRWLLERNLRLYGVSYAVDRLGDVYLAGRLPLSSVTAEEVDRLLGVVLEEADGSFNTLLEMGFAEAIRREYAWRVSRGESTVNLAAFERVTGGGGG, from the coding sequence ATGGCTGACGTGCGGCAGGTCATCGAAGCGGCCCTCAAGGACGCGGAGCTCTCGTGGGAGTCCCCGGAGCCCGGCGCGTACGTGGTGACGCTGCCCGGCACGCGCAAACTCTCCACCACCTGCTCGCTGCGGGTCGGGCGGCACTCCCTCTCCGTGAACGCGTTCGTGGTGCGCCACCCCGACGAGAACGAGCCGGCCGTCCACCGCTGGCTCCTGGAGCGCAACCTCCGTCTGTACGGGGTGAGTTACGCGGTCGACCGGCTCGGGGACGTGTACCTGGCGGGCAGGCTTCCGCTCTCCTCGGTGACGGCGGAGGAGGTCGACCGGCTCCTCGGGGTCGTCCTTGAGGAGGCGGACGGGTCGTTCAACACCCTGCTGGAAATGGGGTTCGCGGAGGCGATCCGGCGGGAGTACGCGTGGAGGGTGTCGCGGGGTGAGTCCACGGTGAACCTTGCGGCGTTTGAGCGGGTGACGGGTGGGGGTGGGGGGTAG